A window of Gudongella oleilytica genomic DNA:
AGCTTACCATAAGTGAAGCTATACCCAGGACAAGGCAACCTGAAGCCAGAGGTACAATAATTATATTTGAGAGTAAGGTCAGCAGAGGGAAACTATTGAACCAATAGGCCTGTATGGGAGCGATCCCAAGGTTTGCCGCTATTGTTGCAGAAACTGGATCGATAATCCTGCCATTTAGCGGATATATCAGGGTCTTTATCCTGTCTGACAGAAGGATAATTGCAGCTGTGGCACCAAAGGAAAGCTGAAATCCGGAATTAAATATCCAAAGTGGATTGTACAATTGAAGCAAAGACATGCAACCGGCAAGGAGATTAAAGCGATCTACAGGTCTATTTATTAGCTTTGAAAGGTAAAGCATTGAAAACAGGGCAATACCTCTTGAAGCTGATGGTGGAAATCCTATTGAATAGCCATAGACAAATAGGATAGCAACTGAAAAAATGATATTAAGCCATCTCTTGACCCCTAGTCTGGAAAGGACCCATATAAGAGATCCTGCAATTATTCCGATGTGTAATCCTGAAACCGCAAGCAGGTGAGATATCCCCAGATTTCTGTACAAATTGAGATCTTCTTCATCAAGATAGGAGCTGTTGCCAAGAACCATTCCCTTCATCAATCTGGAATTTTCATCTCTGAGGCCAGTATCATAAACACTCGAAATATACTCCGCAACATTTTTTCTTAACCAGTATCCAATAGCTTCAGATCTTCCCTCAAGGATTATTGTAGATCTGTCTCCATCGATTATATGGCTTATACCTTCAGTAAGAAGGTGAAGCCTGTAATTGAAAAAAAGTGGATTAGTGTTAGGCAGAGGTTTCTTTGCAATCCCCTTTATCTTCAATCGGTCTCCGATCTCGTGAGATTTACCTTCATTATAATACCTTAACAAGACCTTCCCCTCTGTTTTTATACCCTCAATCTGTTCAAGATCGATAACATATCTTGTTGAGGATGATCCGGAGGATATTTCTTCAACAGTTCCGACGAATGTATACTGCCTTGCATCAGAGAGTTCAATGATCTCTGAAAGTCTCTCGCTTGTTATAAATGCTCCCAATACCGCGAAGAGTATTAAGAGCCCAGAAACTCTTATTTTGTTATTAATAAATCCCAATGCAATCCAGACTAAAGCAGTTGTTCCCAAAAGTAAAAGGAAACTGTGGTCGACATCAATATAATATGCAGAGATTATACCTGTCATTATTCCGACAGCAGGTATTATCATAGGTCGTTTCATATGTATCCTCTCTGTACTTTATATTTATCCTTTAATAGGATATAATGAAGATATTAAAAATTAGGTGATTATTAGAATCTATTATATCACAGACTATAGCTTTGATGAATGAAAATGTTGAAGAATGAATACTTGGGAGGAATCCAACTTGACCAGAAGATTGTATTGGGAGAATCCGTATCTTTTTGAGACTGACGCTAAGATAGAAAGAATTGACAACAATGAGGAAGGCTTTCAGGTTACCCTGGATCGTTCCATTTTTTACCCTGATATGTCGGGTGGTCAGCCTGGCGATGATGGAACAATAAATAGTGTCAATGTAATTAGGACATATGAGGATGGCGACAACCTGGTCCATGTTGTCAGGGAAAGATTAGCACTGGGAAAAGCTAATCTCAGAATAAGTGGTGAACGAAGGATGGACCTAATGCAGCAACACTCGGGGCAACACCTTTTATCAGGTGTTCTTTTCAGATTGTTCGGTGCTGAAACCATTGGATTTCATTTGGGTGAGGAGTATACTACAATAGATTTGAACGTCCCTGATGTTTCTGAGGATGAATTAACCAGAGCTGAGCAGCTGTGCAATAAGATCATCCAGTCAAATTTCAGGATCAAATCCTATGTGGTTTCCTCAGATGAAGTCAGGCTTCTTCCTGTGAGAAAAAGACCAAGTGTTGATAAAAATATAAGGGTCGTTGAGATTGACGGATTTGATTACTCCCCCTGTGGAGGGACACATGTTGCTGCAACAGGCGAGTTGGGGCTGTTAAAAGTAATCAGAAGTGAAAAATATAAGGGCAACACAAGAATATATTTTTTGACTGGGAAAAGAGCCGTAGATGATTACATCAATAAGTTCAACTCTGTAAGGGACATAAGTGCTGTTCTATCGACAGGTGATACTCAGGTCTTTGAAAGATTCAGCGCTATTTACAACGAGCGAAACTCACTTTTGAAGGATATGAAGGAGTTAAAGGAGAAGCTTTTATCCCTGGAGGGTGAGAATCTATTGCGTGGCACGAAGCTGCATGGTGAAGGAAGAATAATCTGTAAGATGTTTGACAACAAGGATTTCAAAGAAGTCAGCTACATGGGTAATTGGCTTACAAATACCAACGAAAGACTGGTACTTATATTCGGGATCGAAGGTAGCAGTATCAGCCAATTTATGATCAGTAAGAGCAAGGACGTAGAGCTGGAGCTAAACGATATCTACAAGGAACTCTCCTCCCTGTATCAGATAAAAGGCGGCGGAAATAGCAATACAGTTCAAGGATCGATCTCCTCAAGCCACCTGAATGGGCTGTTGGAAAGATGTCTCGAACTGGTTATGAAAGCTATGGACCAAAAAAAATAGCGCCTTAACCGGCGCTTTTTTACTTTTGGCGGGAGTATGTGGGAATCGAACCCACCCAAGAGGCTCCTAACCCCTCGCGCTGGTTTTGAAGACCAGAGAGCCCACCAGAACTCCTCTACCCCCATTGGCTACAAAAGCCATTATACAGTATTCGAATCCAAACATCAATATTATTTTTCTCTGAAAAAGTAGCCTACTCCCCATTTCGTTATTATATATTCCGAGATTTTTGGGTCTTTTTCAAGCTTTTCCCGTATTCTCCTTATATGGACATCCACCGTTCTCAGGTCACCATAATATGCATAGCCCCATACTCTTTCCAGGAGCTCTTCCCTTGTATATACCTTTCCTGGGGTTGATGCCAGAACGTATAGAAGATCAAACTCTTTACCGGTAAGGCTAATATTCTTATCTTTACAAGTTACTTTTCTGCCTACTGTGTTTATCCTGATATCTCTTATCTCGATCACATTGCCATCACTTTCCTGAAGCTTGTTTGAATATCTCCTTAGGACAGCCTTTATCCGTGCTTTGAGTTCAAGGATGTTAAAGGGCTTCACAAGGTAATCGTCTGCACCATATTCAAGTGCCAGGATCTTCTTTATATCCTCATCAACATTAGTTATAAATATCAGTGGAACAGCAGAAATAGTTCTCAAATTCTGGCAAAACAGGAGTCCGTTGCTATCAGGAAGCTCGATCTCAGTGAGAACCATATCATAATTCTTCCTGTTCAACAGTTCCATTGCAGCAGCTGCACTTCCTGCATGTTCTATCACATATTCATCTTGCTCGAGAGAATATCTCAAACCTTTGACAAAGGACTTATCTGTATCTACAATCAACACTCTTCCGCTCATCATTTCACCCCTGGCTACTTAAACAGTACCCTGTTTTCTCCGGACCGTCTTGTTATCTTGATTTGATCAAAATACTCCAGCAATCCGATTGCTACTTTGCGATTTGTATTTAATATATCCCTGTATCCACCTACAGTAATATTCCCTGCCTCTGCCATAAGATCATATAATGACGATTTAGCCTTTTCCAAGCTTGACGGCAAAAGAAAAAGATCATCAGACAATTTCACCAGTTCGCCTGAGCCAATGAGATACATAATCATTTCTTCAGTTTCTCCATTAGTACCCAAAGTGGTCACCTGTAAATCCTCACGCTTGGGAGGCATGAATGGAGCTTTTTCAAAGCTATCCAATATCCATTTTTTAAGTGCCAGCTGTTTGTCATTAAGTTCAGGTTCAAACCCTGAAAGAGCGACAAGATCCTTTAGTTGTTTGATTCTTCCACCGGTAATCAAATGATCAAGTATCTCTTCAGCCAGTCTTGGTTTAGCTTTTGACAGAAACCTGCTTCTAAGCTCTTCTTTCGCCATTCCGTTTCTTATCGGGAACTTTTTATGGAAGTCCTCGAGCTCACCAATGATTTGATCCTCTAATAAATCCAATACTTTTTTGTGGACAGGATAAATGTCTTTGCTTAGTCTAAAAATTATTACCTTCCCATTTCCCTCAAGCTTTTTTATCTCCTCTTCCAGATTTTCTTCAAGCATTGAGGCCGTTTTGGATATTTCCTTCAATGAGTGGTAGCTCCTACTGTTTTCTTCGACTATATGCTCCACAATTTCACTGAAATTCCCTTGATCCTTGATCGCCAGTTCTTCCAGGCTTTTCTCATCGAACCTTTTTCTCTTCACTGGATTTGGCTCGAGAACCTCACCTCCTCCAACTGTGAACATTGGGGAATAAAATCTGAGGATGAACCTGTCACCCATTTTTGCAACTGTCTCCTCCTCAAGCCTGAGCTGAGCGTATGTCTCATCCCCAGGGTCAAGTACTTCTCTGTCAAGAAGCACTACTCTGCAGAGTATTTCATCTGTTCCAAGATAGAGCTTTAATCTGGTCCTATTCTCCAATCCCTTGCTTAAGGATCTCAATAGCTTAATTTTTACATCAAGCATCATGGTGGATCTCATTGAATTGACTGGGGCGACAATGCTGCCTCGGTCTATCTGAGATTTTTTTACGCCCGCAAGATTAAGAGCAACTCTTTGTCCCCCATATGCTACTGACGCATCCTGATCGTGTACCTGAATTGATCTTATCCTTGCTATGGTATCACCTGGATAGACCTGTATCTCATCTCCTACCT
This region includes:
- a CDS encoding DNA internalization-related competence protein ComEC/Rec2; amino-acid sequence: MKRPMIIPAVGIMTGIISAYYIDVDHSFLLLLGTTALVWIALGFINNKIRVSGLLILFAVLGAFITSERLSEIIELSDARQYTFVGTVEEISSGSSSTRYVIDLEQIEGIKTEGKVLLRYYNEGKSHEIGDRLKIKGIAKKPLPNTNPLFFNYRLHLLTEGISHIIDGDRSTIILEGRSEAIGYWLRKNVAEYISSVYDTGLRDENSRLMKGMVLGNSSYLDEEDLNLYRNLGISHLLAVSGLHIGIIAGSLIWVLSRLGVKRWLNIIFSVAILFVYGYSIGFPPSASRGIALFSMLYLSKLINRPVDRFNLLAGCMSLLQLYNPLWIFNSGFQLSFGATAAIILLSDRIKTLIYPLNGRIIDPVSATIAANLGIAPIQAYWFNSFPLLTLLSNIIIVPLASGCLVLGIASLMVSWLLPILEFLLDLQRNAAILIQRIPLDQIILPTPGIAGFVIYLTILAVFFNWRTVERLDLSIKKAIFVGLLTISIAQFLETTTNKELEIHFIDVGQGDSALIKGPFGNYMIDGGGSRLDDQDIGSRITLPYLLKNGVSRLEAVFVSHNHEDHYRGILPVIDQLSIGAVYTNGVFNKELHEKAEQRNVPIYELHNEIEADLGDGIVLKVLWPENNEYRYLNENENSLVFLLEYLGRRVLFTGDIEEIAEKKIGSSYDIDVDVLKVPHHGSLTSSSRQFLDKVKPEYSIISVGRNNLYGHPNPQVIDRLREIGSEVHRTDEMGMIKVLISRNNLEVIPFDYERIRPSLAEAIREYYIELMFMALYLITSHYLVIDYIRRQGEMQWIN
- a CDS encoding alanyl-tRNA editing protein; its protein translation is MTRRLYWENPYLFETDAKIERIDNNEEGFQVTLDRSIFYPDMSGGQPGDDGTINSVNVIRTYEDGDNLVHVVRERLALGKANLRISGERRMDLMQQHSGQHLLSGVLFRLFGAETIGFHLGEEYTTIDLNVPDVSEDELTRAEQLCNKIIQSNFRIKSYVVSSDEVRLLPVRKRPSVDKNIRVVEIDGFDYSPCGGTHVAATGELGLLKVIRSEKYKGNTRIYFLTGKRAVDDYINKFNSVRDISAVLSTGDTQVFERFSAIYNERNSLLKDMKELKEKLLSLEGENLLRGTKLHGEGRIICKMFDNKDFKEVSYMGNWLTNTNERLVLIFGIEGSSISQFMISKSKDVELELNDIYKELSSLYQIKGGGNSNTVQGSISSSHLNGLLERCLELVMKAMDQKK
- a CDS encoding response regulator transcription factor is translated as MSGRVLIVDTDKSFVKGLRYSLEQDEYVIEHAGSAAAAMELLNRKNYDMVLTEIELPDSNGLLFCQNLRTISAVPLIFITNVDEDIKKILALEYGADDYLVKPFNILELKARIKAVLRRYSNKLQESDGNVIEIRDIRINTVGRKVTCKDKNISLTGKEFDLLYVLASTPGKVYTREELLERVWGYAYYGDLRTVDVHIRRIREKLEKDPKISEYIITKWGVGYFFREK
- the selB gene encoding selenocysteine-specific translation elongation factor, translated to MKHLIIGTAGHIDHGKTTLIKALTGRNTDRLKEEQERGISIELGFTYFDLPGGQRAGIIDVPGHEKFIRNMLAGVIGIDIVLLVVAADEGIMPQTAEHLAILDLVGVKSGFVVITKSDLVDDEWLQLVEEEIKDEVKGTFLEGASIIPVSSTEKIGISNVIEEILKLSESLEDKSLDDMPRLPVDRVFTISGFGTVVTGTLLAGSLKVGDEIQVYPGDTIARIRSIQVHDQDASVAYGGQRVALNLAGVKKSQIDRGSIVAPVNSMRSTMMLDVKIKLLRSLSKGLENRTRLKLYLGTDEILCRVVLLDREVLDPGDETYAQLRLEEETVAKMGDRFILRFYSPMFTVGGGEVLEPNPVKRKRFDEKSLEELAIKDQGNFSEIVEHIVEENSRSYHSLKEISKTASMLEENLEEEIKKLEGNGKVIIFRLSKDIYPVHKKVLDLLEDQIIGELEDFHKKFPIRNGMAKEELRSRFLSKAKPRLAEEILDHLITGGRIKQLKDLVALSGFEPELNDKQLALKKWILDSFEKAPFMPPKREDLQVTTLGTNGETEEMIMYLIGSGELVKLSDDLFLLPSSLEKAKSSLYDLMAEAGNITVGGYRDILNTNRKVAIGLLEYFDQIKITRRSGENRVLFK